From the genome of Tachypleus tridentatus isolate NWPU-2018 chromosome 6, ASM421037v1, whole genome shotgun sequence:
cttcacgttagttctcacattgttctcgctgatattcaaaactgactggcccatttctctttatcatctacttttgtccagtttttctggataccgggctacattggtattcacaggaacgagctcactgacatcgcagctaagtctatctgctctggcacatAACacagctgtgcctgttccatacatggacttaTGGTCCTGTATTCGAGGCTCAGGTCcttgccagttggcagttgacttggaatgagcaacgtgacaacaagcttttctaaataaaaccctgtattggactttggccgtattgcttccgtaaggattggaaagaggaattGTCCTAATTAGActatacattggtcacagttttttaactcatctttttcttttatctggaactgatgcaccaatgtactGTGTGTGTaatactcaggtcacaataagccagaTTTTACTTTCTGGCTGTTGTTATGACTcccaatgatggcaccattttaaacatgttcctGTCcaaaggtttgtccataatgttagacagtgttattggtgatggtgacactgtccaccttggaaatgtttttaggtttttgaaggttattaatctttttaatggtatttaatgtttttgaatttatacattagatctttttttaatgtgattctcttttaagaatcacagtccatctagtttgatttgaaattagaaaatggccgtaacattaaataacttaaaaccaggactggaaaggccaacttcagatgactaatgctgctgtttgaactaccctttaGTCATCCTTGTGAGTTATTATTAGAATTTTggtacaagtcttttaaaacttttattacttcacTTTCTGAAAATGAGATGACTGATGGTGGTTTGTGTACTTAtctattagtcttcctggtgagttatgataattacagttatgttacagaaagtcctttacaacttgtatttctgtagtttttctctttatgttgtaaactagatgtaaacattggttttatgctgtttatgtttttttaaactgttttgttttatcttaatttcctttcatgaattttaataaatttactttaagtttttactagacgtttggtgcagatagcctagctgttttgtgctataaaacactaaatcaaccaaccaccCAACCATTGTTACATAGTTCTTTCTGTGTTCAATGCTAGACTGTTTCTTCTGTTTGAATTTCACCTCCATTTCTTCTTCCGAAAGATGACATTGACATGAGAATTGGGCTGGAGATTTCTGTAATTAATAGTTTGCAGTTTTTAAATAGAGAAATTTGGGGCTGACTTGATGGGGCTTTTAGATTGTTAACAAATGAATGTCTAGTGATAATTTTTGGAGTTACAGGTCAGTTTTTTTGAGGAAACAAAATAGTCATAAAGTAACTTGCTGTTTAGTAGCACTATCAGCAGATTTAGGAATTAAAGTTTAATGGTTAACAGTAGAAGGCAATACCAAAGATTTGACATGTACCTTAAATTCTCAGATTGGATTATTCTAAATTTAGCCTGTTATAACACTAAGGAAACCAGTTATTTTCAGTTATTACTAAAACCATAAGAATGTAAGTTTATGGTTTCTTTTTGTAAGACTATTTAAGCTTTCTATaatgttttgtatagttttaaaGACTTGATTTTTCtgttaaactgaaattaaaagaacTTTCCACTTAACAAAAAGGTCAAATAAAGCAGTTGAAAGTTATTTgaaactaacaaataattaaaaacaaaagtatggtTAAAAATTGCATAAGTGACAGAAGTTAAATGAACAACAGGAAAGTTAgttaaattacttatattaaataaaacaaaaatctgtttGACAGTATGATTACAGTCTTGGTTCCAAAGAACCAGGTGGTGACATAAAGTGTTAACCAGTTTTTGTTCTGGTAATTTGGTTGTGTTCAATCAGATTTTTTGATATTTCGGTAAAAGTGTCTTAACTTTTGTTTCTCCATTACAGAGCTCTTTCCTTATTTGTCCAAAAGGTTAAATGTTTCTACCGTAAAAGGTTTGTAGTTGTTCCAATCATAGCTGTTATAATTAAAGGTTTGTAGTTGTTCCAGTCATAGTTGTTATAATTAAAGGTTTGTAGTTGTTCCAGTCatagttgttataaataaagGTTTGTAGTTGTTCCAATCATAGTTGTTATAATTAAAGGTTTGTAGTTGTTCCTATGATActcaatataatttaatgtacaTTAATTACATTGTAAGTTATGAAACTGGTTTTAACAGTGTGTTGACTGGGTGATCAACGTGTAAGATACTAgcatattaattacattttaggtTGTGGAACTATATAGCTGGTTTTCATTAATGACACAAAATCCTTTATTATACtctgatttaaatataataaaaataaagacttttAATGTGAAAATGGTTCTCTGTACTGAACACTTGGTGaattaatttattcattcataaaaatagtttgtttttttgtgtaatcTTTGCATGTAAGAGTATAACGTATCGTGGGatgagaaaaagtaaaactgtatttatttatgtttaatgttttaacactagATCCTGAGGTAGATGCTGCTGCTACAATGTTGGCATTGAAGAACGGGCCTTGTGTTCCAGACATGAACAGTAAGTCTTGCTGTTGTAAGAATGGGCCTTGTGTTCCAGACATGAACAGTAAGTCTTGGTGTTGTAAGAACGGGCCTTGTGTTCCAGACATGAACAGTAAGTCTTGCTGTTGTAAGAATGGGCCTTGTGTTCCAGACATGAACAGTAAGTCTTGGTGTTGTAAGAACGGGCCTTGTGTTCCAGACATGAACAGTAAGTCTTGCTGTTGTAAGAATGGGCCTTGTGCTCCAGACATGAACAGTAAGTCTTGGTGTTGTAAGAATGGGCCTTGTGTTCCAGACATGAACAGTAAGTCTTGCTGTTGTAAGAACGGGCCTTGTGTTTCAGACATGAACAGTAAGTCTTGCTGTTGTAAGAATGGGCCTTGTGTTCCAGACATGAACAGTAAGTCTTGGTGTTGTAAGAACGGGCCTTGTGTTCCAGACATGAACAGTAAGTCTTGGTGTTGTAAGAACGGGCCTTGTGTTCCAGACATGAACAGTAAGTCTTGCTGTTGTAAGAACGGGCCTTGTGTTCCAGACATGAACAGTAAGTCTTGGTGTTGTAAGAACGGGCCTTGTGTTCCAGACATGAACAGTAAGTCTTGGTGTTGTAAGAACGGGCCTTGTGTTCCAGACATGAACAGTAAGTCTTGCTATTGTAAGAACGGGCCTTGTGTTTCAGACATGAACAGTAAGTCTTGCTGTTGTAAGAATGGGCCTTGTGTTCCAGACATGAACAGTAAGTCTTGGTGTTGTAAGAACGGGCCTTGTGTTCCAGACATGAACAGTAAGTCTTGGTGTTGTAAGAGCGGGCCTTGTGTTCCAGACATGAACAGTAAGTCTTGCTGTTGTGTAAACGGACCTTGTGTTTCAGACATGAACAGTAAGTCTTGCTGTTGTAAGAACGGGCCTTGTGTTCCAGACATGAGCAGTAAGTCTTGCTGTTGTAAGAATGGGCCTTGTGTTCCAGACATGAACAGTAAGTCTTGCTGTTGTAAGAATGGGCCTTGTGTTCCAGACATGAACAGTAAGTCTTGCTGTTGTAAGAATGGACTTTGTGTTCCAAACATGAACAGTAAGTCTTGCTGTTGTCTTTGTTGTCCAGAAATTTTGAGGTAATTAatagtgttatatattataatttatcttggctGTATctatgatttattatgttatgtattacaatttcaaatagctaaaaattttaattttaatttagaagttaattgaatgttaatacgtatcatatttatgatatttgtctaGAAGaacaatacacacaattttctttcttaatagaaatatattttaatatacaaacatcaatacaatatttaataatggttattacaaaaaatattacaaatattggtttataaacaagagttttacaaacttataaacaatactgagtcttctgtcAGGCCtagaactggatattttatcgatggtccaagacaagcaaattaattctgaattgatattaTTACACCTCGCTCAAACCagctagctgtcttttcttggctggccttACACCTCTTACAAGATGactttttactgatgaagatatTTTATATCCTCGAAGAAGTATTAATACctaaagttaatttactgaagtaggatagtttataatgtttgaatctataaacattcctggttgAATTCTGAAACtttcttattaataaatgttcattGCAATTGTAGCTTCCAAAGTTTGTAGTATACTGATTGTAACTGACCAGCAATATTATTTGCCATCTCATGGCACACTGAGTTataacccctcggtgtggattcctgtacgtggtgaggggacctcccagggaaggttctgttctatctggttaccttctctgggatctaaacatccacccacgtgtttgccgtgcgtggcgacccgtgaaggggaggagaagatcctggtggttgaggggtccaaccctaacacaccactttggcctcaaattcctgtaggcaggcggcctttgggtggccccccaggtcaatcggctggtccacttgggctagagtcaaccaagtaccagtgttggaagttctcaacgggtgttgtggacattgtgcctgatgctggtgtttgggtatagtgctcacgaaaccctggcgttgctgcattgtccttgcgtgactttgtagtgcgtccccttgtagggctccatggtgggtggggtcagtgggtaccgaaatttttccttttcctatggatcctcaaaaaatttaaataaaattgtaaaaaaacagtcaatgggtagcgaccacgtcttgaatactcagaacagcaatcttcaacatcagtaacacatgtacctcattttcttatattacattctctttggaaaaaacctttagggcaaatgtccccttttttttattcaaaagggactagagggacttgctggctctcaaaatcagtaaagaaacttgatctggtgacatattagttgaaacatccacatcccaacacagtgaacttctgttgaaatcaaaggcaattggggatatacctattgaggttacacccatgctgccttgaattcttcacgaggagttattgttgaaagggatttgaagagcgttccgagtcagagattctcgctggtctctccactcaaggagtttctgcagtgagtaGCATCTCCACtttcgcaaagatggaattacactgccaacaaataccctcgttttaacatttacttcaccacgtgcacctgccaccatcaaggcaggttatctcattgcagggttggccatacataccaaaccctcttgatgtttccaatgtcagagattggccactcaaagacatcttgtcgtggttccctgacatgtgctcgttgtggaggcaaggaccacgatgcctatgactgtgacatgaacccacattgcgtaaactgcaatggttctcacccctcatactttcattcttgcccaaaatggttggaggaaaaagaggtgcagcgtttgaaaacaacacataacattagttatcctgaggctcggaaattgctgtccacaactccatctcggacatatgctgctgcacttcattccacaactacagtgggagtgcagacagatctctgtgcctcaaagaatcgttttcaaaacaaatgaaaagccttttgacctccgtggttaaaaaggttgatgaatcaactaccacacctatctctgtccctcccataccttccaacacacctcaagatccacgtccttcagtttcaaatacaggcatttcttctgatacatctttttctcccaccacaagagacaacacaattattggttcgcgtcctcagtcactagattccccttccaataacaaaacctgcccaccgacacagagcaggatccatggaggttgatagacctcctccaactaaagacagtaaagaaaaaaggcGTGGTaagtaaaccgaagggttctccagccacttcacctaccgttcttaaaatggccaccttgatacaatggaactgtcgaggtttacgttctaatctggatgatatcaaagcgctgattgcttcctaccatcctgtttgtctttctttacaagaaacatttctcaaaactgctgatactgtctccattcggcagttttctctgtacagaaatgacaggttgtgtgatggtcgagtacatggagggtggcactgttggttgatcaacatgcgtgcccaccctgtctttgtcactcaacacacccttggaggctgtagccatccgtgtttccttgggtcataccatcactgtttgttctctgtacctgtcccctggaaagacatatgatcaatcagatctggatgctctcgttgaacaattgccatctccgtttctaatcctagggattttaatggacatcatcccctctgggaagtgctattattgatgcgaggggcgatctgtagagcggatgctctctgatcacaatctttctcttttcaatactggttcttccacttactttcatgcacctagtcagtcctttacgctattgatctctcagtttgctccccttcattattttcccattttcatggagggttgacagtaatccactaggcagtgatcattttccaatccttataagagagactggcgtggtcgatgccaccctaccagcgtgcccggtggaagctggatcaggcagactggtccactttcactgctctcgcagaacagATCCtaccatcgtaaatcagccatcaatagacgactgtgtagcagcggtaactgactgtattacacatgcagctgctcagtgtattcctaaaacctcgacacgttttccacgatatcctcgtccgtggtggaatcctgcttgccacttagcagcGGAAGGCtcaaagcgggcctgggatacttttcgtagatatcccacactttcaaaccgggttgctttccagcgggcccgtgcacatgctaggtgggtaaggcgtcacagccagaaggaatcttggattaagttcacaaccagtatatcttctaccaccagttccaagatcatatgggacaggattgaaaggttaatggacactacaattctgtcccctctcgatcttactctctgatggtcaggaggtgactgatgttggaacatcgctaacactctaggtgaaagcttttgcgggtatctagcacttctgcttgttcctccaccttcctggctatcaagactcgggcgggcgatcacctctttcctttgaactaactgtttctttgactataatcgtccttttaccctggtggaactaaaaatggcccttcatcggtctgccagtacgtctgttggacctgatgatattcattatgacatgctgcaccatttatctcctgcttctcttaatgtccttctgattgttttcaacggatctggcagaagaatgttttcctgatgcttggccaggctattattttacctttctctaagccagggaaagatcccaagattccttcaaactaccgtccaattgctttgtgagctgtctctgtaagacattagaaaggatggttaatgctcgtcttgtttggttccttgaatcaaacaacctcctctcgcccacacagtgtgggttccgtcgacaacactccaccacagaccacctaattcgtcttgaaacatctatcagagaagcctttctcaaccgccaacatcttgtatcaatattctttgacatagagaaggcttacgacacaacatggaggtatggcgttttgcgagacctccatacatatgggttacgtggccatctacccatgtttattaaaaaatttttaatggacaggagattccaggttcgtgtgggttcgacactttccgttcttttgtacaggaacttggagtccctcaaggatgtgtattgagtgttacactcttcagtataaagataaatgccatcactgaacaactccctctcactgttgcttgaatgggctgtatgtcgatgactttcacatctcatgtcagtcgtcaaacatgagatatattgagcggcaactacaaaccgccctcaattgtgtaatgcggaagtggactatggcgaacggctttaatttctctctctccaaaactgtgtgcatgcacttttgccgtcgacggggtattcaccctgatcctgaacttcatatcggtggagttttgctgccagttgtccggagaccaagttcttggggcttatctttgatcgtaaactgacctttataccacacttaaagcagcttcgggtcaaatgcacaagagcactgaacatcctccgtgttctctcttctaccagttgggggcagatcgctgttcaatgttaaaggtatatcgtgctcttattagatcgaaacttcgattatggatcaatggtctatggctctgccagaccctcaaccttaaagatgctggacccgttcatcaccaaggacttgactctgcactggagctttccgTACCtcccagttcaaagtatatacattgaatctcatgaaccttctctacaccttcgccgtttgcaactatctttacaatatacttgaaacttcattccttaccaaagcatcccacctggaaatgtgttttccttcctcggtgggcagtacttttcagaacaggcgatctgtcattgctccgtttggccttagcatccggaagcaattggatgaattgggtctgtctttggataacattgcatgttccacaggttggcccatcccaccatggcttattacagccccaaatgtgacctttctttcagtcacctaaaaggcagatactccagattggaagtaccgtcttttattcaatgaatatctttcaaacaatcattcagttcctatttatacagatggttccaaatcaggtaattcagtgggctctgctatggtttgctatggatcagtagttgccgcagaatcccttctacagcttctgtgttcactgctgaactgtatgccatatctcttgccctggatcatattgcagctgagcagtactccaactgcactatttatactgattcgcttagttctatacttgccttggaatcgctacgttggctcacatcctattctcgctgatattcgtaaccgactggcccgtttctcattagcagctacttcaatccagttttctggataccaggccatgttggtattgcgggaacgagcttgcagacatggcagctaaatatgtctgcttcagcaccatcactcctatgcctattcgtacatggactatggtgttatcttcaagggtcggctccgtgccagctggcagtccacttgggtgagcaacgtgacaacaaacttttccaaatcaaacccaaaattggactttggccatctagcttccgtaaagttcggaaggaggaagttgttctcactaggctacgcattggtcacagttttttaactcatcattttcttttatctggaactgatgcaccaatgtgtaatttgtgtaacactcaaatcactatcagccacattttactttcttgccatcgttacaattctcaacgacggcaatattttaaacatattttttcccagggtcaatctgtaacattggacagagttattggtgatggtgactctgtccaccttgataatgtttttaattttttaatggccattaacctttttaatctcatttaagtgttgcatgtttattcattacacctttttaattgtggttccttttttacagttttaatctctcattcaatttgacattggacaatagccagaacattaaataactcgacaccaggactggaaaggccaacttcaggtgactaacgctcctgtttgaactatccg
Proteins encoded in this window:
- the LOC143254606 gene encoding uncharacterized protein LOC143254606; translation: MAITESLMKEGKSFVTMATKQSFEIYSQKCVSPPLRFNGTASIIEMPNGHGKLSGSSTLNEKGGFEDDELTNLTWLQDTNLLKNIHMGSCGEAESILNDSQTGDLFQDAVEDGSDKTEGSTESPFSSKSTLTEPYNPQVHINAKPPYSFSCLIFMAIEDSPVKALAVKDIYSWILTHFPYFQNAPTGWKNSVRHNLSLNKCFSKVDKIKGQNIGKGSLWCIDSQFRPNLLQALRKSPSSTFSHMPSLDYILRFSQSKANNTCAKSLPLAPTLSNNLPSPELFPYLSKRLNVSTVKDPEVDAAATMLALKNGPCVPDMNSKSCCCKNGPCVPDMNSKSWCCKNGPCVPDMNSKSCCCKNGPCVPDMNSKSWCCKNGPCVPDMNSKSCCCKNGPCAPDMNSKSWCCKNGPCVPDMNSKSCCCKNGPCVSDMNSKSCCCKNGPCVPDMNSKSWCCKNGPCVPDMNSKSWCCKNGPCVPDMNSKSCCCKNGPCVPDMNSKSWCCKNGPCVPDMNSKSWCCKNGPCVPDMNSKSCYCKNGPCVSDMNSKSCCCKNGPCVPDMNSKSWCCKNGPCVPDMNSKSWCCKSGPCVPDMNSKSCCCVNGPCVSDMNSKSCCCKNGPCVPDMSSKSCCCKNGPCVPDMNSKSCCCKNGPCVPDMNSKSCCCKNGLCVPNMNSKSCCCLCCPEILRNVTSGKYGHNETPVVTNSPSEDHNYSASLAVSSCGEDRTATLRVDTWMAVAWKTRVPRAAVKVARNPPER